AAATTACAAAAATAAAAGATTATAATGAACAAAATAAATAAAATTACTATATCAAAAATACGTAGAGAATATATTAAAAACGAACTAAAACGAAGTGATTTAACACAAAATCCATTAATATTATTTAAAAAATGGTTAACAGAAGCTTGTGAATTACAGTTAACTGATCCAACAGCAATGTGCGTTGCAACCGTAGATGAAAAAGGTCAACCTTATCAACGTATAGTTTTATTAAAACATTTAGATGAAACTGGTTTGATTTTTTATACAAATATGAATAGCCGTAAAGCTAAACATATTAAAAAAAATAACAAAATAAGTTTACATTTTACTTGGAAAAAATTAGAACGTCAAGTTAATTTTATTGGAATAGCAAAACCTCTTAAAACTATGGAAATATTTAAATATTATAAAAATAGACCAAAAAATAGTAAAATTTCAGCATGGGCATCATATCAATCATCAAAAATTTCAACAAAAACAATTTTAAAAAATAAATTTTTAGAAATAAAAGAAAAATTTAAAAATAAAGAAATCCCATTACCAAGTTTTTGAGGTGGTTTTCGTATAATATTCAATAGTGTAGAATTTTGGCAAGGAGGAAAATATAGATTACATGATCGTTTTTTATATCAACTAGAAAATAATAATTGGAAAATTGATAGATTAGCACCATAAATTTTCTATTAATTAATTTTATTTTTCTGATATAATAAACATTATTTTTTTAATATATACAAAAAATTTTAAATAAATTGTTATGTCTAAAAACATTATTAATAAATTATATGAACGTGATCTTATAGTTCAACTATCTAATAAAGATAAATTAATAAAAAGATTAAAAGAAAAACAAATATCTTTATATTGTGGATTTGATCCAACATCAGATAGTTTACATATAGGACACCTTATTCCATTACTATGTTTAAATAGATTTAAACTAAAAGGGCATAAAACAATTGTATTAATTGGTGGAGCAACAGCACTAATTGGTGATCCTAGTTTTAAAAATATTGAACGCAATATAAATCAAATAGAAATAATTCAAGAATACACATTAAAAATAAAACATCAAGTTTCAAAAATTTTAAATCATAATAATGAAAAAAAAAATACAATAATTATTAACAACTATGATTGGTTTAATAAAATAAATTTATTAACATTT
This Candidatus Providencia siddallii DNA region includes the following protein-coding sequences:
- the pdxH gene encoding pyridoxamine 5'-phosphate oxidase, which translates into the protein MNKINKITISKIRREYIKNELKRSDLTQNPLILFKKWLTEACELQLTDPTAMCVATVDEKGQPYQRIVLLKHLDETGLIFYTNMNSRKAKHIKKNNKISLHFTWKKLERQVNFIGIAKPLKTMEIFKYYKNRPKNSKISAWASYQSSKISTKTILKNKFLEIKEKFKNKEIPLPSFWGGFRIIFNSVEFWQGGKYRLHDRFLYQLENNNWKIDRLAP